Proteins found in one Planctomycetaceae bacterium genomic segment:
- a CDS encoding LamG domain-containing protein: protein MTRSTLILALAGVLALAASAQAGTVTQALWLMGEDDPGATAGNAVNATGVDSSGNGNSLTLYDEWWPVGSKPEEVPANPILATYVAPGAGAASSLAVSMSTGDPMYYYANTVSLGADHGIEMWVRLTNNGQRRDAFWSSGLGIWNPSDQTINFHLAGTGDLASFNYEDGAWYNLAIVTVGGQTTFYVNGESKYSFEHSGINGGDLTVGGVSGNYSPWDGAIDNVRVFNVDGAFDPMSDLTLSMDIPEPATMSLLALGGLAALIRRKRK, encoded by the coding sequence ATGACCCGGTCTACTTTGATTTTGGCTCTTGCAGGCGTATTGGCCCTGGCGGCATCGGCACAGGCGGGCACCGTCACTCAGGCGTTGTGGTTGATGGGCGAGGACGACCCCGGCGCGACGGCAGGAAACGCCGTCAACGCCACTGGCGTAGACAGCTCCGGCAACGGCAACAGCCTGACTCTTTACGACGAATGGTGGCCCGTTGGAAGCAAGCCGGAAGAGGTTCCGGCCAACCCGATTCTTGCAACGTACGTTGCGCCCGGAGCCGGCGCGGCCAGTTCTCTGGCGGTGTCCATGAGCACGGGCGACCCGATGTACTATTACGCCAACACCGTCTCGCTGGGCGCCGACCACGGAATCGAGATGTGGGTTCGCCTGACGAACAACGGCCAGCGGCGGGACGCTTTCTGGTCCAGCGGGCTGGGGATTTGGAACCCCAGCGATCAGACGATCAACTTTCATCTGGCAGGGACGGGCGATCTGGCGAGTTTCAACTATGAAGACGGCGCCTGGTATAACCTGGCGATCGTGACCGTCGGCGGCCAGACCACCTTTTACGTCAACGGCGAGTCGAAGTACTCTTTCGAACACAGCGGCATCAACGGCGGCGACCTCACCGTCGGCGGCGTTTCCGGTAACTATTCGCCTTGGGACGGCGCCATCGACAATGTGCGCGTCTTTAACGTCGACGGCGCGTTCGATCCGATGAGCGACCTGACGCTTTCGATGGACATCCCCGAGCCGGCGACAATGAGCCTGCTGGCGCTGGGCGGTCTGGCAGCCCTGATTCGCCGCAAACGGAAATAA
- a CDS encoding substrate-binding domain-containing protein: MARNVKRILLAGNDRDDVRRGVCDYAQKAGWVVILAEGLRQTPSEAAELWSVAGIIVKAIHRDMRFWVRSRVPVVGLGLPFKRAGVVAAADDYAIGRMAAEHLLQERFAHLAYCYVGGYLWIHLQRDGFEAAVRRAKKQFYLLDWSASEPARRGYTSRAFCRWLGQELTALPKPLGLLLDSDWTAVDALEACIEANLAVPEQVALIGVGDCLEICQAAPVPLSSVRIDGYQQGYRSAELLDARMSGRPIPRRHVLIPPPGIAVRQSSNIIAVPHLPTARALRFIWDHLADSALTSNAVAAAVGLSRGSLDLHFLKHLGKTVAQEIGQARLTQAKILLGGTDKTLAQIARQTGFSCALHLRRTFNRAESTPLSRRPPPTT, translated from the coding sequence ATGGCCCGAAACGTCAAACGCATCCTGCTGGCCGGCAACGACCGCGACGACGTGCGCCGCGGCGTGTGCGATTATGCACAAAAGGCCGGATGGGTGGTGATCCTGGCCGAGGGGCTCAGGCAGACCCCTTCCGAGGCGGCAGAGCTTTGGTCCGTAGCCGGAATCATCGTCAAGGCCATTCACCGCGACATGCGCTTCTGGGTGCGCTCTCGCGTCCCGGTCGTCGGACTGGGGCTGCCTTTCAAAAGGGCTGGCGTCGTGGCGGCGGCCGACGATTACGCGATCGGGCGGATGGCGGCAGAGCATCTTCTGCAGGAACGCTTTGCGCACCTGGCCTACTGCTACGTCGGCGGGTATCTGTGGATTCACCTCCAGCGCGACGGATTTGAAGCGGCTGTGCGGCGGGCGAAGAAGCAGTTCTATCTGCTCGATTGGTCCGCCAGCGAACCTGCCCGGCGCGGGTACACCTCCCGCGCGTTCTGCCGATGGCTGGGCCAGGAACTCACCGCCCTGCCCAAGCCCCTGGGGCTGCTGCTGGACAGCGACTGGACTGCCGTCGATGCCCTCGAAGCGTGCATCGAAGCCAACCTGGCGGTGCCTGAGCAGGTGGCGCTGATCGGGGTGGGCGACTGCCTGGAGATCTGCCAGGCCGCCCCCGTGCCCCTGTCCAGCGTGCGCATTGACGGCTACCAGCAGGGCTACCGCTCGGCCGAGTTGCTCGATGCTCGCATGTCCGGGCGGCCCATTCCCCGCCGGCACGTGCTGATCCCGCCGCCGGGCATTGCGGTGCGTCAGAGCAGCAATATCATCGCCGTGCCGCACCTGCCGACGGCGCGGGCGTTGCGATTCATCTGGGACCACCTCGCCGACAGCGCCCTGACCAGCAACGCCGTCGCCGCGGCCGTCGGGCTCTCGCGCGGCTCATTGGACCTGCATTTCCTCAAGCACCTGGGCAAGACGGTGGCCCAGGAGATCGGCCAGGCTCGTTTGACGCAGGCGAAAATCCTGCTGGGCGGGACAGACAAGACCCTGGCGCAGATCGCCCGCCAGACAGGTTTCAGTTGCGCCCTGCACCTGCGCCGAACGTTCAACCGCGCCGAAAGCACCCCCCTGTCGCGCAGACCGCCGCCGACTACATGA